One genomic segment of Sphingobacteriales bacterium includes these proteins:
- a CDS encoding UbiD family decarboxylase has product MPYTCTLDCLLDLEKSGQLIRIKNEVNPDLEMAAIHRRVFSVGGPALWFERVKGSPFGAASNLFGTKARSRWLFRHTLKTLESFINLKIDPTDALKRPLKYAHLPFKGLTALPRKPLFAKPVLFGQTTISALPQIKSWPNDGGAFVTLPQVYSEDFDKPGVMKSNLGMYRIQLSGNEYIPDKEIGLHYQIHRGIGVHQTKANQRNQPLKVSIFVGGPPAHSLAAVMPLPEGLPELAFAGVLAGRAFRYVYKDGYCLSTDADFVITGYVNPHENKPEGPFGDHLGYYSLKHPFPLMHVEKVWHRKNAIWPFTIVGRPPQEDTYFGSLIHDITGAAIPNEIPGLEAVHAIDDSGVHPLLLAIGNERYTPYYTLQQPQELLTITNHILGTGQLSLAKFLLIIAKNDAPNLKINDVDAFLTHLLERIDTKRDLHFYTNTTIDTLDYSGTGLNSGSKLVLAAVGQPIRQLSTFFPDNFKLPDGFRMPKIAHPGIMVIQAPVYNVVASGNEDMAKFCQYYEQNGYHNLLGFPLIVLCDDAEFTARNLHNFLWVVFTRCNPSHDVHGIAAFTRQKHWGCQGPLVFDARIKPHHAPPLEPDPEIEKRVDALGAKGGPLHGII; this is encoded by the coding sequence ATGCCCTATACCTGTACGCTTGATTGTTTGTTAGACCTTGAAAAAAGCGGCCAACTCATCCGTATTAAAAATGAGGTAAACCCTGATTTGGAAATGGCGGCTATCCACAGGCGGGTTTTTTCGGTTGGCGGCCCCGCCTTGTGGTTCGAGCGGGTAAAGGGTAGCCCTTTTGGGGCGGCCTCAAATTTGTTTGGCACCAAAGCCCGCAGCCGTTGGTTGTTTAGGCATACCCTTAAAACCCTCGAATCATTTATAAACTTAAAAATTGACCCTACCGATGCCCTAAAACGACCGTTAAAATATGCACATTTGCCTTTTAAAGGGCTAACAGCCTTGCCCCGAAAGCCTTTGTTTGCTAAACCCGTTCTATTTGGCCAAACAACAATTTCGGCATTGCCGCAAATTAAAAGCTGGCCTAACGATGGAGGCGCATTTGTAACACTGCCACAGGTTTACAGCGAAGATTTTGATAAACCGGGCGTTATGAAGTCAAATTTGGGTATGTACCGAATTCAATTATCCGGAAATGAGTATATTCCGGATAAAGAAATTGGACTTCATTACCAAATACATCGCGGAATTGGTGTGCATCAAACCAAGGCCAACCAGCGCAATCAGCCTTTAAAAGTAAGTATTTTTGTAGGTGGCCCACCTGCCCACAGTTTGGCGGCGGTAATGCCCTTGCCCGAAGGTTTGCCCGAACTTGCTTTTGCCGGCGTATTGGCTGGAAGGGCATTCAGGTACGTTTATAAAGATGGATATTGCCTAAGTACCGATGCCGATTTTGTTATTACGGGCTATGTAAACCCGCACGAAAACAAACCCGAAGGCCCGTTTGGCGACCATTTGGGCTATTATAGCCTGAAACACCCGTTTCCGTTGATGCACGTTGAAAAAGTTTGGCACCGCAAAAATGCCATTTGGCCTTTTACAATAGTGGGGCGGCCTCCACAAGAAGATACTTATTTTGGCTCGCTTATACACGATATCACCGGCGCGGCCATCCCTAACGAAATTCCGGGCTTAGAGGCGGTTCATGCCATTGACGACTCGGGCGTTCACCCATTGTTGCTGGCCATTGGCAACGAGCGTTATACGCCATACTATACTTTGCAGCAACCACAAGAGTTGTTAACCATTACCAACCATATTTTAGGCACCGGCCAATTGTCGCTGGCTAAATTTTTACTGATTATAGCCAAAAACGATGCGCCAAACTTAAAAATTAACGATGTTGATGCCTTTTTAACGCATTTACTTGAAAGAATTGACACCAAACGCGACCTGCATTTTTATACCAATACTACTATTGATACCTTAGATTATAGCGGCACCGGATTAAATAGCGGCTCGAAATTAGTGCTGGCAGCCGTTGGGCAACCAATTAGGCAGTTGAGTACTTTTTTTCCGGATAATTTTAAGCTTCCGGATGGTTTCCGGATGCCTAAAATTGCTCACCCTGGTATTATGGTTATACAAGCACCGGTTTATAATGTTGTAGCATCCGGAAATGAAGATATGGCCAAGTTTTGCCAATACTACGAGCAAAACGGGTATCATAACTTGTTGGGCTTTCCGCTAATTGTGCTTTGCGATGATGCCGAATTTACCGCCCGCAATTTACATAATTTTTTATGGGTGGTGTTTACGCGCTGCAACCCCTCGCACGATGTGCATGGTATTGCCGCCTTTACCCGGCAAAAACACTGGGGGTGCCAAGGCCCGTTGGTGTTCGATGCTCGCATAAAACCTCACCACGCCCCCCCACTTGAACCCGACCCCGAAATTGAAAAACGGGTAGATGCCTTGGGCGCTAAAGGTGGCCCCTTGCATGGCATTATTTAA
- the gldN gene encoding gliding motility protein GldN, whose amino-acid sequence MKKEHCFLLIMLGFVSHFNFIQAQNTEGYGNGTNAGSVPTPALIDAREASNPNPYELAKPLARDGAYDKLALTQREALPLPNIREADVFWQKRIWRVIDTRQKLNQPFTFPVQPFVYVLLDIIQKHPEAKIFTDDRFTTPLSFAELQSRLGGTDTITTYDLDTGEPIQKVVRNDFNWLSVYKFRISEDWIFEKQVSKMLPRILAIAPIREVTDANGNYRGEQAMFWAYFPAFRPYLAKYETFNPLNDSQRLTWLDLLEMRMFASNIVKESNVLDQRISDYAMGRDALLESDRIKTNLMEFEHNLWSY is encoded by the coding sequence ATGAAAAAAGAACATTGTTTTTTATTGATTATGCTTGGTTTTGTTAGCCATTTTAATTTTATCCAAGCACAAAACACCGAAGGTTACGGCAACGGTACAAATGCCGGCAGTGTGCCTACACCAGCCCTTATTGATGCCCGCGAAGCGAGCAACCCCAACCCTTACGAATTAGCCAAACCGTTAGCCCGAGACGGCGCTTACGATAAACTTGCCTTAACGCAGCGCGAAGCACTACCCTTGCCAAACATTCGCGAGGCCGATGTTTTTTGGCAAAAACGCATTTGGCGGGTAATTGATACGCGGCAAAAACTGAACCAACCGTTTACTTTTCCGGTGCAACCCTTTGTTTATGTACTGCTCGATATTATTCAAAAACATCCGGAAGCTAAAATTTTTACCGATGACCGCTTCACCACCCCGTTAAGTTTTGCCGAACTACAATCGAGGCTGGGCGGCACCGACACAATAACCACTTATGATTTAGATACCGGCGAACCTATTCAAAAAGTTGTACGCAACGATTTTAACTGGTTAAGCGTTTATAAATTCCGGATTTCGGAAGACTGGATTTTTGAAAAACAAGTTTCTAAAATGCTACCGCGCATATTAGCCATTGCACCCATACGCGAAGTAACCGATGCCAATGGCAATTACAGAGGCGAGCAAGCCATGTTTTGGGCTTATTTTCCGGCGTTCAGGCCTTATTTGGCTAAGTATGAAACGTTTAATCCACTTAACGACTCACAACGCCTTACTTGGCTCGATTTATTAGAAATGCGTATGTTTGCAAGTAATATCGTAAAAGAATCAAATGTGCTTGACCAGCGCATTAGTGATTATGCTATGGGCCGCGATGCCCTATTAGAGTCAGATAGGATAAAAACTAACCTAATGGAGTTCGAGCACAACTTGTGGTCGTACTAA
- a CDS encoding DUF4011 domain-containing protein codes for MPATTPVRFLQLLRQKLATGNRRSIYLDALPGRRANRLDIFQLGSLSAELPNQLLEVLLSQASFNLTLRYTGQAAVQTLPYDERQTLELLNKRLNNIAYENRDTFLETGVETAAIGYPILIKRDETDPTKIIKAPLLIWEVSIEKSRTHALQWHIRRNENHTIRFNELLLTHLEYNEGISLRNIPAQFLTDNVLSPTEVVTVCNAVMQQLGSNETYPVHGLAPAPESALLQAANFTRPAIRWSGVLGLFQTPRQAILNDLNALIKQYKNQNQESTNAEVEKHPDTENSGKNEQPTNETFDGFINDDIEFLSPLEDDISLQGQLQALIPDETSNTSLPPSPDPENSITWQHHFFSAITTDPSQQAVLETLRKYPAQLVQGPPGTGKSQLLVALITNALSQGATCLVVCDKRTALEVLHQYLQKIGLGSLCALIENITKDRETIVRAVREQIANLENQNVPNFPPDEWQKNRASELIDEVQAQHHFLAQTLPGNQQFTQAVGQYLQITNLQTPLLATDTDPQQHNYQFTNDEYFKLLNAAQTAAPLWHEVINRNGQALELLNSTLFTSPKPTELQQILEQQLNRCETLTQQALATLKPLPQQYAEALTNWFANKGNEQLGLAQQLIERINANIAAHGNLFNLPQGLPKAVVMVLAVVSRKHQQIKAQQTAILNDYQSLQDLYRQQPLVRHAFLQTTAVLNTNNEGFTFMQVQQNITAFLQRLSQWLTHEAPLAVKHLTATLAVNTNLYPALDGLLQAPRAAYINCINAVNKPQLLSVLFAEDLPAVTDQINALELLATNLQSIRMAWPAFRQYYTFKYFCLQQPMQSIRQTLQLLTDQAPATTNNNWQQIAQRHYLAHLLVTIEKTGNAPYNNYLQQELTQLLAQIQIQVAQTALHIFTEKQQVEIKNWQQLQANYPLRRLYNLRGSKGERSNSLRAIVAANTDLFKAFFPVLLVNPVVCSGLLPLHENLYDVVIFDEASQLRVEETFTALLRGRIRIISGDRHQMPPSSYFETAANLLFTDENTETEADLALDEAQQLDLIDASDGLAGADSLLHYADDMHYQRLYLDFHYRSRHPYLIDFSNAAFYGSRLLPMPIPQQLNYQPISFVAVNGLYHNQTNADEAKAVVHFLLYQLTALPMQSQLPSVGIATFNLLQRNLIIDLLEEARLADPAAAARLAELEQNGLFIKNLENIQGDERDIMLISTTYGQRADGKFLQLFGPLNHPKGYKLLNVLITRARFAVHIFTSIPETYYSQYAHELSENGITGRACLYAYLAYARATTQSNNELRLGILQALAKACPETDTFAQITAPPQSANAFIDWLAEKLTPHFEQGQIVPFYACGGMVIDIALLLPQLPLQPSTNTNENKAVAIDKQRIIALECDNAKQHQSQQAWLHDLHRQAQLQRMGFEVHYIYSAQWLANPQNELELLLKQLGK; via the coding sequence ATGCCAGCAACCACTCCTGTTCGTTTTTTGCAGTTATTGCGACAAAAATTAGCCACGGGCAACCGTCGTTCAATATATTTAGATGCCTTGCCCGGGCGCAGGGCTAACCGTTTAGATATTTTTCAATTAGGCAGCCTTAGTGCCGAACTACCAAATCAATTGCTTGAGGTGTTGCTAAGCCAAGCGAGTTTTAACCTTACTTTGCGCTATACCGGCCAAGCTGCTGTGCAAACCTTGCCTTACGACGAGCGGCAAACCTTAGAATTACTAAACAAACGCTTAAATAATATAGCTTATGAAAACCGCGATACTTTTTTGGAAACCGGGGTTGAAACCGCCGCCATAGGCTACCCAATATTAATAAAACGAGACGAAACCGACCCCACCAAAATAATTAAAGCGCCTTTACTAATTTGGGAAGTAAGCATAGAAAAATCGCGTACACATGCCTTACAATGGCATATTCGCCGCAACGAAAACCACACCATCCGGTTTAACGAACTATTGCTAACCCACCTCGAATATAATGAAGGCATTAGTCTGCGCAATATACCAGCCCAGTTTTTAACCGACAATGTATTAAGTCCCACCGAAGTTGTAACTGTTTGTAATGCTGTCATGCAGCAGTTAGGCAGTAACGAAACCTACCCAGTACACGGCTTAGCGCCTGCTCCAGAATCTGCCTTATTACAAGCTGCTAATTTTACCCGCCCTGCTATTCGTTGGTCGGGGGTGTTGGGCTTGTTTCAAACACCGCGCCAAGCCATTTTAAACGATTTAAATGCGCTGATTAAACAATATAAAAATCAAAATCAAGAGTCAACTAACGCTGAAGTAGAAAAACATCCGGATACAGAAAACTCCGGAAAAAATGAGCAGCCAACAAACGAAACTTTTGATGGTTTTATTAACGATGATATTGAATTTTTATCTCCTCTTGAAGACGATATTTCGTTACAGGGGCAGTTGCAGGCATTAATTCCGGATGAAACAAGTAATACTAGTTTGCCCCCATCTCCTGATCCGGAGAACTCAATTACCTGGCAGCATCATTTTTTTAGTGCCATTACTACCGACCCCTCGCAACAAGCCGTTCTTGAAACCCTCCGTAAATACCCCGCCCAGTTAGTACAAGGGCCGCCCGGCACGGGAAAAAGCCAGTTACTAGTGGCATTGATTACCAATGCACTTAGTCAGGGGGCCACTTGCTTAGTAGTATGCGACAAACGCACCGCTCTTGAAGTGCTGCACCAATATTTACAAAAAATAGGATTGGGCAGTTTGTGCGCCTTGATTGAAAATATAACCAAAGACCGCGAAACCATTGTAAGAGCTGTACGCGAGCAAATAGCTAATTTAGAAAACCAAAACGTGCCAAATTTTCCTCCGGACGAATGGCAAAAAAATCGCGCTTCGGAGTTGATAGACGAAGTACAAGCGCAGCACCATTTTTTAGCTCAAACCTTACCCGGAAACCAGCAATTTACCCAAGCAGTAGGTCAATATTTGCAAATTACCAACCTTCAAACGCCACTTTTAGCCACCGATACCGACCCCCAGCAGCACAATTACCAATTTACCAACGACGAATATTTTAAATTGCTAAACGCTGCCCAAACTGCCGCCCCGCTTTGGCACGAGGTAATAAACCGCAATGGCCAAGCATTAGAATTGTTAAACTCGACTTTATTTACCTCGCCCAAACCCACCGAACTTCAACAAATATTAGAACAACAACTAAATCGCTGCGAAACCCTTACACAACAAGCCTTGGCAACACTTAAACCCTTGCCGCAACAGTATGCCGAGGCACTAACTAATTGGTTTGCCAACAAAGGAAACGAGCAATTAGGTTTAGCACAACAACTTATAGAGCGTATTAATGCCAATATTGCAGCGCATGGCAATTTGTTTAATTTGCCACAAGGGCTACCAAAAGCAGTAGTGATGGTTTTGGCTGTAGTAAGCCGCAAGCATCAGCAAATTAAAGCACAACAAACAGCAATCTTAAATGATTACCAAAGTTTACAAGATTTGTACCGGCAACAACCTTTGGTTCGTCATGCTTTTTTACAAACAACAGCAGTATTAAATACAAACAACGAAGGGTTTACCTTTATGCAAGTGCAGCAAAATATTACCGCATTTTTGCAACGACTAAGTCAGTGGTTAACCCACGAAGCGCCTTTGGCGGTAAAACATTTAACGGCAACCTTGGCGGTAAATACCAACCTATATCCGGCCTTAGATGGCTTATTGCAAGCGCCTCGGGCAGCTTATATAAACTGTATAAATGCCGTCAATAAACCACAACTATTGAGTGTTTTGTTTGCTGAAGATTTGCCTGCCGTAACCGACCAAATTAATGCCTTAGAATTGTTGGCTACCAATTTACAAAGTATCCGGATGGCTTGGCCAGCCTTTAGACAATACTACACATTTAAATATTTTTGCCTCCAACAGCCGATGCAAAGCATTAGGCAAACCTTGCAATTATTAACCGACCAAGCGCCAGCAACTACCAACAATAACTGGCAACAAATTGCACAGCGACACTATTTGGCGCATTTATTGGTAACGATAGAAAAAACGGGCAATGCCCCGTATAACAATTATTTGCAACAAGAATTAACGCAGCTTTTAGCACAAATTCAAATCCAGGTGGCACAAACGGCGCTGCATATTTTTACCGAAAAACAACAAGTAGAAATCAAAAACTGGCAACAGTTACAGGCAAATTACCCATTGCGGCGTTTGTATAATTTGCGTGGAAGTAAAGGCGAACGCAGCAATTCGCTACGCGCTATTGTAGCAGCCAATACCGACTTGTTTAAAGCATTTTTTCCGGTTCTATTGGTAAATCCGGTAGTTTGTAGTGGCTTGTTACCCCTACACGAAAATTTATACGATGTGGTTATTTTTGACGAGGCCAGCCAACTGCGCGTTGAAGAAACCTTTACCGCCTTGTTGCGCGGGCGCATCCGGATAATTTCGGGTGACAGGCACCAAATGCCACCATCCTCTTATTTTGAAACGGCTGCTAATTTGTTGTTCACCGATGAAAATACCGAAACAGAAGCCGATTTAGCACTTGACGAGGCCCAGCAATTAGATTTAATTGACGCTTCAGATGGGTTGGCCGGTGCCGACTCGTTATTACATTACGCAGACGATATGCACTATCAACGGCTGTATTTAGATTTTCATTATAGGTCGCGACACCCCTACTTGATTGATTTTTCAAATGCGGCTTTTTATGGCTCGCGCCTGCTTCCCATGCCCATTCCCCAACAACTAAACTACCAGCCTATTAGTTTTGTGGCAGTAAATGGTTTGTATCATAACCAAACTAACGCCGACGAGGCTAAAGCGGTAGTACATTTTTTATTGTACCAGCTAACAGCCTTACCCATGCAAAGCCAGTTGCCCTCGGTAGGTATTGCTACTTTTAATTTATTGCAGCGCAATTTAATTATTGACTTATTAGAGGAAGCCCGATTGGCCGACCCTGCTGCCGCTGCTCGTTTAGCTGAATTAGAACAAAATGGCCTTTTTATTAAAAACCTCGAAAACATACAGGGAGACGAGCGCGACATCATGCTTATTAGCACCACGTATGGCCAACGTGCCGATGGCAAATTTTTGCAGCTGTTTGGCCCGCTAAACCACCCCAAAGGCTATAAACTGTTGAACGTGCTAATAACACGCGCCCGATTTGCCGTGCATATTTTTACTTCCATACCCGAAACTTACTATAGTCAATACGCTCACGAATTATCCGAAAATGGTATAACCGGCCGTGCTTGTTTGTATGCGTATTTGGCTTATGCGCGCGCCACAACCCAATCTAATAACGAGCTTAGATTGGGTATTTTACAAGCCTTAGCAAAGGCCTGCCCCGAAACCGATACTTTTGCCCAAATTACCGCGCCACCTCAATCGGCCAATGCTTTTATAGATTGGCTGGCCGAAAAGCTAACCCCCCATTTTGAACAAGGACAAATTGTGCCGTTTTACGCTTGTGGTGGTATGGTTATTGATATTGCTTTATTATTGCCACAGCTACCATTGCAACCAAGCACTAATACAAATGAAAATAAGGCTGTTGCTATTGACAAACAACGTATTATTGCCCTTGAATGTGATAATGCCAAACAACACCAAAGCCAACAAGCATGGCTACACGACTTGCACCGGCAGGCACAGTTGCAGCGCATGGGTTTTGAGGTGCATTACATTTACTCGGCACAATGGTTAGCAAACCCCCAAAACGAGTTAGAATTGTTATTGAAGCAGTTGGGCAAATAA
- the pckA gene encoding phosphoenolpyruvate carboxykinase (ATP) yields MENFGRKSSFADLSLYNITDGRIFWNLTPAELVEKTITLKQGSLSDTGALAIDTGEFTGRSPDDKFTVQDDKTRDTVNWAKNNPISEAHFEQLYQDITAYLTGKDMYVMDACACAHPDYALNVRAITEYPWQSLFVSNMFIRLNENEIASHKPDWVVINAPGFHANAKTHGTRQHNFAAINFTRKMILIGGTAYTGEIKKGIFTVLNYILPQEHGVLSMHCSANVGQKNDTALFFGLSGTGKTTLSADPNRRLIGDDEHGWSKTSVFNFEGGCYAKCIDLTAEKEPQIYGAIKFGALLENIAYLPNSRTVDFSNATRTENTRASYPIDYINNIMRPSAGSPPQNIFFLTCDAFGILPPISRLTTEQAMYHFIAGYTAKVAGTEAGVTEPKDTFSACFGLPFLPLHPAKYARLLGRKIEESAVEGQPINVWLINTGWTGGPYGVGNRMKLSYTRAMITAALEGQLNKVAYETDPLFGLHFPTSCPNVPAEVLNPRNTWPDKSKYDLGALALAKRFHDRLAIYADHPDIKPILTAAPVLPQNA; encoded by the coding sequence ATGGAAAATTTTGGTCGAAAAAGCAGTTTTGCCGATTTATCGTTATACAACATAACTGATGGTCGTATTTTTTGGAATTTAACGCCAGCCGAATTAGTTGAAAAAACTATAACTTTAAAACAAGGTAGCCTAAGTGATACAGGCGCTTTAGCAATTGACACGGGCGAATTTACAGGCCGCTCGCCGGATGATAAATTTACCGTACAAGATGACAAAACCCGCGATACAGTTAATTGGGCAAAAAATAACCCCATCTCAGAAGCACATTTTGAACAACTTTACCAAGATATAACCGCCTATTTAACGGGCAAAGACATGTATGTAATGGATGCTTGCGCTTGTGCGCATCCGGATTACGCGCTTAATGTGCGCGCTATTACCGAATACCCATGGCAAAGTTTGTTTGTAAGCAATATGTTTATCCGGTTAAATGAGAATGAAATTGCCTCGCACAAGCCCGATTGGGTGGTAATTAATGCCCCCGGATTTCATGCCAATGCAAAAACACACGGAACACGGCAGCATAATTTTGCCGCCATTAATTTTACCCGGAAAATGATATTAATTGGCGGAACAGCCTATACCGGCGAAATTAAAAAGGGCATTTTTACCGTCTTAAATTATATATTGCCCCAAGAGCACGGCGTTTTATCTATGCACTGCTCGGCTAATGTGGGTCAAAAAAATGATACAGCCTTGTTCTTTGGCTTATCGGGAACAGGCAAAACAACCCTAAGCGCCGACCCTAACCGCCGCTTAATTGGCGACGATGAACATGGCTGGTCTAAAACTAGTGTGTTTAATTTTGAGGGCGGATGCTACGCAAAATGTATAGATTTAACGGCAGAAAAAGAACCCCAAATCTATGGCGCTATAAAATTTGGTGCCCTGCTCGAAAATATTGCTTACCTACCTAATAGTCGCACTGTTGATTTTTCAAATGCTACCCGCACCGAAAATACCCGCGCCAGCTATCCAATAGATTATATTAACAATATCATGCGCCCCTCGGCAGGTAGCCCACCTCAAAATATTTTCTTTTTGACCTGCGATGCCTTTGGTATTTTGCCGCCTATTTCGCGTTTAACTACCGAGCAGGCCATGTATCATTTTATTGCCGGATACACTGCCAAAGTAGCAGGTACCGAAGCCGGAGTAACTGAGCCCAAAGATACTTTTTCGGCATGTTTCGGCTTGCCATTTTTACCGCTTCATCCGGCAAAATACGCTCGTTTGTTAGGGCGAAAAATTGAGGAGAGTGCAGTTGAGGGCCAGCCAATCAATGTATGGCTAATAAATACCGGATGGACAGGTGGCCCCTACGGCGTGGGCAACCGCATGAAACTGAGCTATACCCGCGCTATGATTACCGCCGCCCTCGAAGGGCAATTAAATAAAGTAGCCTACGAAACCGACCCACTTTTTGGGCTTCATTTCCCTACATCGTGCCCCAATGTGCCTGCCGAAGTACTGAACCCCCGCAATACTTGGCCCGACAAATCAAAATATGACCTTGGCGCTTTGGCTTTGGCTAAGAGATTTCATGATAGGTTAGCCATTTATGCGGATCATCCGGATATTAAACCTATATTAACAGCAGCACCGGTTTTGCCTCAAAATGCTTAG